From one Mustelus asterias chromosome 2, sMusAst1.hap1.1, whole genome shotgun sequence genomic stretch:
- the LOC144480893 gene encoding ferroportin, protein MWGDRMWHFAISVFLIELCGGNLFLTAVVGLIIAGSVVLFGAIIGDWVDRNPRIKVAHGSLFIQNGSIILCSTILILVFSYKKWIEQTWNGWLTVVCYMVVIGLADAANLASTALTIAIQRDWIIVITGCNRSGLADVNAVMRRIDQIVNILAAMTVGQIMSSASNVIGCVFILGWTLVSLLVEFICLSRVYRMVPALAFKAGPERYEEQLNNLERTRETTRTKDPQQQYPKDGSNSRLETVPNSMSDLDQNARLPSQQNFLGIYTVLQSIQRVLHISKTGWNAYYQQSVFLAGLSIAFLYTTVLGFDCITTGYAYTQGISGSLLSLLMGISTIAGLMGTVLFILLRKCYGLVSTGVISSCLHLGCLLLCLFSVFAPGSPFDLSSNPMSLHINVSLRNQTTPDTEMNQLHSFLPSTNLNQPLLSDRSSIHWTNNTLLYDSLPAGNYPDSYVSISLLFSGVISARIGLWTFDLTVTQLLQENIPESQRGIVNGVQSSMNYLMDLLHFIMVMAAPNPQHFGLLVIISVMCVIAGHAVYFVYVKRSDAQVVLEQDRKARRTTSKMEKAEFLQASQDTHNTEAGLI, encoded by the exons TTGCTCATGGATCCCTGTTTATTCAGAATGGTTCCATCATTCTCTGCAGTACCATCCTGATTTTGGTATTTTCATACAAGAAAtggattgaacaaacttggaatGGATGGTTAACT GTGGTCTGTTACATGGTGGTCATCGGTCTAGCAGATGCAGCAAACCTTGCAAGCACAGCTTTGACAATTGCCATTCAGAGGGACTGGATTATTGTGATCACAGGATGCAACAGGAGTGGACTTGCAG ATGTGAATGCTGTCATGAGAAGAATAGACCAAATTGTCAATATCCTGGCTGCAATGACTGTAGGCCAGATCATGTCTTCAGCATCTAATGTAATTGGTTGCGTCTTCATTCTTGGCTGGACCTTGGTTTCACTCCTGGTTGAATTTATTTGTCTGtcaagagtttacagaatggtcCCTGCTCTTGCATTTAAGGCTGGACCAGAACGGTATGAAGAACAGCTTAACAACTTGGAAAGAACAAGAGAGACCACAAGGACAAAAG ATCCTCAGCAGCAATACCCGAAGGATGGATCTAACAGCAGATTGGAAACAGTTCCAAACTCCATGTCAGATTTGGATCAGAATGCTAGGTTACCTTCTCAGCAAAACTTTCTGGGCATTTACACTGTGCTACAATCAATACAGAGGGTGCTGCACATCAGCAAAACCGGTTGGAATGCATACTACCAGCAGTCAGTCTTCCTAGCTGGATTGAGCATCGCGTTCCTGTACACCACAGTTTTGGGATTTGACTGTATCACCACAGGTTATGCCTACACACAAGGCATCAGTGGCTCACTTCTAAGCCTCCTCATGGGCATTTCTACCATCGCTGGACTAATGGGCACAGTTTTGTTCATTTTGTTACGAAAATGTTATGGCCTGGTGTCTACAGGAGTTATATCCAGTTGCCTGCACTTAGGTTGCTTGTTACTTTGTCTGTTTTCAGTTTTTGCTCCTGGCAGTCCCTTTGATTTAAGCAGCAATCCAATGTCTCTGCATATTAATGTTTCACTAAGGAACCAGACTACTCCAGACACAGAGATGAATCAATTGCATTCCTTCCTTCCCAGCACAAATCTGAATCAGCCTTTGCTGTCAGATCGTTCTTCTATTCACTGGACAAATAACACCTTGCTGTATGACAGTCTGCCAGCTGGGAATTATCCAGACTCCTATGTCTCCATTAGCTTACTTTTCTCTGGTGTTATATCTGCAAGAATAG GTCTATGGACTTTTGACCTGACAGTAACGCAACTTCTACAGGAGAATATTCCAGAATCCCAACGAGGAATTGTAAATGGTGTACAGAGTTCAATGAACTATTTGATGGATCTGCTTCATTTCATTATGGTTATGGCAGCTCCTAACCCTCAACATTTTGGACTCTTGGTTATTATCTCAGTTATGTGTGTGATAGCTGGACACGCGGTTTATTTTGTATACGTAAAAAGAAGTGATGCCCAGGTGGTTTTGGAGCAAGACAGAAAAGCGAGAAGGACTACTAGTAAAATGGAAAAAGCTGAATTCCTCCAAGCATCACAGGATACACACAATACTGAAGCAGGTCTCATCTGA